The window TCAGTTATTTATAGCGACAAATAGAGTAGGGCTAAAACCTTGCTTTTTACGATGTCACTCATGGTAGAAAACCGTCAAACTTTCCACATGGGCAGATCGTGAGTTCGCCATTTCTATTGGATTTTGCTATCTTCGTGATATCTTATTCAATAGGGCGAACCTCATGTAAGTCTTTTGTGGAACTTAGGCTTAGGCTTAAGCGGTTCTTGACGGTACCTCTATCAAACGCATTGGAGTTCGTCCTATTGGTTTTACCAGTCTGGTTTCCTTTCTTGCTTCGTGGGTACATCGTTTTACATAAAAATTAACCGTTTATGAAAACGAAAAAATTAAGCACCATCAAATTGTTTCCCTTCAAGGAAGTAGTATTCAATTATTCCCTTAAACTTCTAATAAAGAACGTTATTTGTTCTCCATCGTAATGTGGACTAGAATTTCCAAGTAAAAATATAGCCCAAAAGAACAGAGGCTCGTGTGATGAGAGCGCACAAAGTCACTGTAGGTTAATTTAACTTGGTACCAGCCCTTTATTGCTTAATTAGGCAAGGCACACCACTATGGTTTTTCGCAATCCCAAGGTAGGTATCTTTTTCCTAATAACAAAAACAGTATCCGCATCTACATATTTAAATGCGGAAGGGCTGGTTTTTCATTAGCTTTTTCTTACCAATATATTAAAATAATCTGCAGACATGAGCCAGGCTAACTTTAGTTCATTTGATCGGCTTTATGCATTAAAGCCCAAAAATCCCACCTGATGATGTGAAAGGGCAGGAATGGCCTTTACGGCTAGTAGAAATAGGTTCTTTAATGATGTTCCTGCCCTTTTTATTTATCACTATCAACTAACCACTTGGCTCTCGCTATTGTATTCAATCAGCGATGGCCTAACTAACCTTGAGTTTTATGTCTTTCAAAAAAATAACGGAATTTTCCGTAAGGGAATTCCCATGCCCAAACTTTTCATCCTCTTTAGGCTTGAAAAATACTGTTTTATGCTTTAGCCTACTGTTTATTGTACTCTTTCAATGTTCGTCCTATGGTCAGGTACCCCCAAAAGAGATTGCCATTGGCCAGACTATCCCGGACGCACTGTGGAATGAACCACTGAAATTGCGCCTCCCTTCAGGTAAATTCGAGCAGGTTTCCCTCTCTAAATACCGGGGAAAGCTAATCATCCTGGATTTTTGGGCTAGCTGGTGCTCGACCTGTATCGCTTCTTTTCCTAAGGGGCATGCGCTGGAGCAACAGTTTCCAGACAGTCTTGCTTTAATTCCTGTATCTGATGAAAAAGAGGAAGGGGCACTTGCGCTGCTTAATCGCAAGACTTCCGCTTCCTGGGCTGATAAGCTGACAACACTAATTGGAAAAAATAACCTTTCAACTTATTTCCCTCATCAGGGCAATCCGCATTTCGTCTGGATATCGCCTGCAGGCAAGCTCATTACCACCACTACTAAATTTGAGCTTAAAGCGGAGAATATCCGCGCTGCGTATTCTGGAGATAAGCGGTTTAACCCTGCTCCAAATGTTCATCAGGACTTATCTCGTCCCATTTTTTCATCTGACTTGAGACCACTTGACCAGTTATCCTTCAGTTCCTCTTTTTACCGGGGACATATTGCAGGCACCGGCCCTGGGCCACACTCTTATTATTCTGGAAAAATCGTTCGGGGGATCAGGCATGCCAATAGCCCTTTATTTAATCTATATAGCTATGCAGCAAAGCAGCTATACCCCGATATCATCCGCTGTGTAATAGAATCACACGATTCTGCTACTTTAAAGCTCCCTTTATCTCTTGGGGAGGAAACCTACCGCAAATATTGCGCTACCTATGAACTCTGGATGCCTACTGAAAGGTCTGCCGAGCTCTATTCCATTATGCTGGATGATCTGAACCGGTATTCAGGTTATAGTGGCACTTTAGAAAAAAAGGTAACTAGGTGCCTGGTGATAACCAAGGCTAAAGTCGCGAAGCCCTTTAAAGGCAAATTGCCTACTCCACGCTCTGATGCTAAGGGGAGCCTGGTAACCTTTGTGCGTACGCAAAACGGGCAGGGCGGGGTTTCCATGCCCTTGGTTGATGGGACTGGTGGCGAGACAACAGCAGTGGGCAGTTATGGACCACTTGACAGATCTGCTTTGGAAGCAGTGCTATCCTCTTTGGGTTTGGAGCTGAAGGAGGCGGAGCGGGAAGTGCAGTGGTTTGTCATCCGCAATAGAACTAACCTCAAAAACTAAAAAGATGCGCTTATGAAATTAAAATATCAAATATCGTCCCTGATATATATCCTGCTGCCTTGCCTGTCTATTTTTTTTATGTGCAGCCCGAGCACTTGTGTCGCCCAGCAGCGAATTTCCGGTAAAGTGTCTGGCTCTAATGGTGATGGTGTTGCTGCTGTACGCGTCAGGATTGTAGGCGCTTCACCTGGCGTTTCCCTTACAGCAGCTGATGGCAGTTTTACAATCAGCTGCGCTGCGGGAGATACGCTTATTTTTAGCCACATTTCTTATCAGCTATTAAAACTTCCCGCTTCCTTATCCATGCAGGTTAGGTTAGTACCACTTGAGCAGCAGTTAGACGAAGTAACCGTTTCGACAGGCTATCAGCGCCTGACTAGGGAACGTGCCACAGGGTCTTTTACTTTGATAGCAGAGAAGCAGTTGAACACCCAAGTGAGTACTTCGGTACTCTCCCGGCTGGAAGCAGTTACTAGCGGACTTGTGATCGATAGGACTACCAATAGCCAGGGTAATTTTACTATCCGGGGGCTCAGCTCAATATCTGGGCCTAGAAGTCCACTTATTGTGTTGGACAATTTCCCTTATGAAGGGGACTTAAATAACACAAGTCCCAATGACGTGGAAAGTATCACAATGCTTAAAGACGCAGCAGCTGCATCCATCTGGGGTACCCGGGCCGGGAACGGAGTGATTGTCATCACTACCAAAAAAGGAAAAATGAATTCACCGCTTTCCATTAATCTATCCGCGGCCGCAACGCTGGTAAAGCAGCCAGACTTATATCAGCTGAAAGTGATTAGCACCCCTGACTACATTAATCAGGAGATACTCCAGTATTCCAGGGGTGCCTATGCGTCCGATCTTTCCTCTCCCGAGCACCCTGCGCTTAGTCCGGTGGTTGAAATCCTGACCAGTAATTTAAGTGAGACAGAAAAAAATGCGCAGATCAATGCATTAAAAGGAATTGATGTACGCGATGAATTTGAACGCTACCTTTACCGCAGGGGAATTAACCAGCAGTACAATTTAAGCCTTGATGGGGGATCAAGCAAGTTCTCCTGGCGCAGCTCCGTAAGTTTTGATGAGAGTACTGGCGTGCTTTCCGAAAAGTTCCGGCGTACCGCCCTGGGCTTTTCAGCACGGGCAATCCTTACTAAAGGTGTTGAATTATCCTTTGGCTTGCGTTATACCCAGAGTTCAACTGGGTCAGGGGCCCCAGGTTATGGCGATATTCTCTTCCGTGGCAATGTGCTCTATCCTTATGCCCGCTTTAGGGATGACAGTGGAAATGACCTTCCCATCATCCGGGATATTAGCAGTTCTTACCTCTCGCAGCTCGGAGGGGGAAGGCTACTGGACTGGAAGTATTACCCTTTGCAGGATTACCTTCAGGATACCAGTACCGGGCTGCTTCAGGATATCTTGCCCAATGCCTCTCTAAAGGTTAATCTTTTTAAAGGACTTTCTGCTGAGCTTCGCTATCAGTATGAGCGGCAAAGCCAGGCTACTAATCACCTTTCCACAGTGGAGAGTTATGCTGCCCGTTCCCTGATCAATTCCTTTACGCAGCTTCCTTCCTCAGGCCCTCCAGTACTAAAAGTGCCAATCGGTGGGATTTTATCCCGCAGTGGCTCTGAACTTGAATCAACAGCGGCAAGAGGTCAGCTAGATTACCAGAACAGTTTTGGGCAATTCTCGCTCTCTGCGATCGCTGGGACTGAAATCAGAACATTAAGGTCTTCGGCCCTAGGAAGTAGGGTTTATGGTTATGATCCATCGAACTTAAGTTCAGTGGCAGTAGATTATACCACCTTTTTTCCTGATCTGGTGACTGGGTTTGAAACCCGCATCCCTCAAGGCGTTTCAGCATCAGAGAAAATCAACAGATATATTTCGGGCTTTACCAGCGCTGCGCTAACATTTAAATCCCGCTATACCCTTTCCCTCAGCTCAAGGGCTGATGGATCGAACCTTTTTGGTGCCGCTGTAAAAGACAAGTGGAAACCGCTTGCTTCAGCAGGGCTTGCCTGGACGATATCTTCGGAGCCTTTTTATAAAGGAAACCTTCCTGGATATCTCAAAGTAAGGGTGACTTACGGCAAAAGCGGCAATGCAGATCCCAGCCAGACAGCAGTGACTACCATCCGTTATGGATCAGTATCCCCATATATCGGCAGTGCCTACGCGCAGCCTGATAGGTATTATAATCCTGGGCTAAAGTGGGAAAAGGTTAGTGTGCTAAATATTGGGTTAGATTTTTCTGCACTTTCTTCCAGACTTTCGGGTAGCATCGAATATTACCGCAAAGATGCATCAGACCTTTTTGTTCCTTACCCGATCGACTATACTACTGGGGTATCTACAACCGTGGTTCGCAATGCAGGCAGGATGCGAGGGAATGGGGTAGACTTGGTACTGCATTCAGCAAATATCAAAGGGACTTTTAACTGGGAAAGTGATTTAAATCTTTCTTATTACAGTGACCGGCTGAAAGCTTATTTTCTTAGCCCCGCATTGATTGATATCAGCAGTGCCAGGGTATCGGGCGTGGTCGGAAAACCCCTTTATGGGATTTATGGTTACAGCTGGGCAGGGCTTGATCCGGTAAATGGAGATCCTCTGGGAATACTAAAGGGAGTCCCAAGCAAAGATTATACAGCCTTAACGCAGGCCGTAGGCGACGACGGACCAAAATACTTTGGGTCGGCAACACCAGTGTTCTTTGGCTCACTGGGCAATACTTTTTCATATGGCAATTTTGCATTAAGCGTGCAACTCACTTTTAAGCTGGGTTATTATTACCGTAGCCCTTCTATCAGCTATTCTTCGCTCAACGGTTACTCTCCTGGGCACTCGGATTTCGCGCTAAGATGGCAGAAGCCTGGCGATGAGCTTTATACCCATGTGCCCTCAGAGATTTATCCCAGCAATACTGCGAGGGATGCATTTTATCTGGGATCAGAAGTGCTAATTAAAAGAGGTGACCATATCAGGCTAAACTTTATTAATCTGGATTATAGTCTCCCGCTAAGACTGGCAAAAAAGGCAGGATTGGCCCGGGCATCTCTGTTTGCGAATGTAAGTAACCTAGGGCTGATCTGGAAGGCAGGAGATGAAGACCCGGAATATCTTGGAAATTCTTTGCTTAGTTATAACCGTAATTTTTCAATAGGCTTTAGGGCCGGATTTTAAAGCATGCAATAATGAAAACGAGAAAAAATATAACAATAGTGATGGTGGCTATACTAGCCATTACCACTATACCAGGGCTGATGTCCTGTAAAAAGCTGCTGGAGGACAAGCCTGACAGCAGCCTTTCTCTGGTAACAAGCCTGAAAGATATGCAGGCATTAATGGATTATTACCCAACCGTAAATTTCAGGGAAGCAGGTTCGGGTGAGGCTAGCAGCGATGATTATTTCTTGACCTCCGCTGACTGGGCGGCAAGGACAGAGCAGGAGCGAAGGCTTTATCTCTGGGAAGCAGATAATATCTTTGCCCCGGTATCAAATCCCTGGCGCGATACCTTTCAACCTGTATTTTTAGCCAATACTGTGCTTCAGTCACTGGAAGCTAGCAGCAAGGATGCCTTAGGTGCAGGCTATGAGGATATCAAAGGACAGGCGTTATTTATCCGGGCGAAATGTTATCTTCAGGCTGTAGCCATTTGGTGCCTTGCTTATGATTCTGCTACTGCAGAAAGTACCCTTGGGCTTCCTTTAAGGTTAGATCCAGACTACAATACCCCATCGGTTAGATCTAGTTTAGCGCAGACTTTTGTACAGATTGAGAACGATTTACTTGAAGCGGCAAGATTACTGCCTGAAAAGCCACTGCATGTTATGCGGGGATCGAAAGGGGCTGCTTATGGCCTGCTCTCTAGGCTATACCTATATATGGGGCGTTATGCCTTAGCAGGGGAATATGCATCAAAGGGACTCGCTCTCAATAGCACTTTGATCGATTACAATAGCCTTTCTACCACTGCCAATTTTCCCTTAGTGCAGTTTAACCCCGAAGTAATCTATGCCAGCCACTTTTCAACGCCGGCGCAGTTAACCCAGGCCAGGGCCAGAATTTCTGATGGCCTGCTATCCCTTTACCCAATAGAGGATCTCAGGCGTAGCATTTTCTTTAAGGCAGGGACATCAGCCTCCACCATCTTTAAAGGAAGTTACGAAGGGTCAGCGTCGCTGTTTTGCGGGGTGGCTACAGATGAGCTACTGTTGAACTTAGCTGAAGCTAAAGCCAGGGAAGGGAATGCTTCTGAGGCGCTTACCTGGCTAAACAATCTTCGTATTAAACGGATCAAAAAAGCAAACTATGTGCCCTTAAGTGGCCTTGACGCGTCAGTTACACTCGAACAGGTGCTACTTGAAAGAAGGCGTGAACTGGTATTTAGGGGGATAAGGTGGATGGATATTAAGCGGCTAAACAAGGAAGGGAGAACAATTACGCTAAAGCGCACCCTGGATGGAAAAGAATATATGCTTGCGCCAAATGATCCGCGGTTTGCTTTAGCGATCCCGGAAGATGTTATTCGGCTTTCAGGGATGCAGCAGAATCCAAGATAGGAGGTGAAAAAAGAGCTGCCTTGGAGACAGGCAGCTCTCAAAGCTTAGCTTAAGGATTGATTTCCTTACGGCTTATTGCTGCATCAGCGATATCCTGGGTAGTAGAGAAACCCGCTAAGTAGGTTTCTAGTTCTGGTCTGGTGTCGATAGACTCATCCACTTCTAAAACACATGGAAGGGGATGCGGATCATCATCACAGCCAGTAGCCGAAGGAGAGCCGACCATACTGTACTGGTTTTCATCAAAAACCAAGCTTTGACTGTTTGCATTATATTTCCAGTAAACAGTAGTGCGTTTTTTTGCTGCAGTTGACTGGTTTGAAATGGTAAAGGCGCTAGCGCCTAAAATAAGTACCATGGCAGCTGCGCCAAGGATACTTTTTGTATTGAAGATATTCATGTTAATGTTCTTTGAATGAAATAAATTGTTGCATTGTCTTTGAGGCAGACCTGCCGAGAAAGCCTTGGATATAACCTTCTCCTTTAGCTCGCTTATAGGCATCGCCGGAATAATGCAGATCTCAATGGGAACAGCCGCCGGAAGGAGGGAACTTGAGCGTCGTTCGTAAAGGATTGCGTTTTTTCGGATTCCATTAGCTGATTTTGAGGTTAATGGAATAAAGTTCAGTAGGTTTTTATAGCTGGATGATACCCAAATGTTACTAAATGAGGCCGCAGAGTGAAAGATGGGCGGACAGAAGTCACCTTTTACGCATTATCGCCTGATTCTGCTTAAAGTTCTGTTATCAATCCCTAGATAACTTGCAATATGCTGTAACTGACTTGATTTTGCGATAGTGGGATATTTGCGGATAAAATCAGCATAGGCCTGACTGGCCTTGGCATTTTGAAGCATGAAGCTATGGTAGAGCATTCGCTGGATTTCTGAGCCGTGGAGTAGTTCAATGATGGTGCTGAATTCCCTAAAGTTGTGGTAGAGATTGTAGAGGTGCCTTTGATCAAAGCCTAATATGGTCACTTCATCAATCGCGTGTAAGAAAGTAGGCAGGTCTAGTGCCTTCAAATAATGCGACGGAAAAAAGAATGTTCCTTCAGGGAAAAAATGCAAGGTATACTCTTTTCGTTCCTCCTCATCTAGCGCAAATAGTCTCAGGCTTCCATACTGGATGAAAAGTAGTGGCTGTTCAATGAAGTTTGCTGTTGATCGGACTAGCCCACAGGATAAATGCTGCTCTTTAAGTATGTAATCGAGATAGGCCTTAAGACCTGCACTAATGGGATGATAGTTAGAAAGGGTTTCGAAGATTTTTTCTTTTTCCATAACAGTTGTTTTCGGGTAAAGAAAAAGTATTTCGAAGGCTTGTCAAGTGGCTGGGAGGGTAACCCTAAGCAACTACTACAAGATAATTTTTTTGGAGCTTTCTAATCGAAGCCTTCACTAAAGAATTCTTCCATAGAAATGCCAAAGGCGCGAACAATTTTTTTTAGGCTGCTATAGCGCAAATCTTCGCCACGCTCATAGCGGCCGTATTGTGAACGGGGAATTTCATGCTTATAAGCAAAGTATTCATAGTTACTATAACCCGCTTTGATCCGCAGAGATTTGATGCGATCTCCGAGCTGTTTTAGCTCTGCTGTCCGTTCATCGCCCCGCTTTTCTTTTTCACCATTTGCCATGGGGTAAAATAAAGCAATGGTAATGTCTAATATTACCACTTAATAGTTACCATTTATTAGTGTCTTTTTAATTTTTTATGTAATTTAAACCCTTGCCAGTCGCCCTTTTACGCTGGCTGATGCTCACGAATAATGGAATTAAATAGATCCGAACACGAAAATGTTTTCCTTTCAACTCCAATAGAACAACTAGCGGTTACCGAAGTCTTTAAGCTTCGCTCAAAACTGATGGGCTTTTCGACGATATCTCAAATTTTGGATACTGATATGAAACTGATAAGTCAAAAAGAAGATTATTCGGAAAGA is drawn from Pedobacter sp. HDW13 and contains these coding sequences:
- a CDS encoding Crp/Fnr family transcriptional regulator, coding for MEKEKIFETLSNYHPISAGLKAYLDYILKEQHLSCGLVRSTANFIEQPLLFIQYGSLRLFALDEEERKEYTLHFFPEGTFFFPSHYLKALDLPTFLHAIDEVTILGFDQRHLYNLYHNFREFSTIIELLHGSEIQRMLYHSFMLQNAKASQAYADFIRKYPTIAKSSQLQHIASYLGIDNRTLSRIRR
- a CDS encoding helix-turn-helix domain-containing protein; translation: MANGEKEKRGDERTAELKQLGDRIKSLRIKAGYSNYEYFAYKHEIPRSQYGRYERGEDLRYSSLKKIVRAFGISMEEFFSEGFD
- a CDS encoding RagB/SusD family nutrient uptake outer membrane protein; this encodes MKTRKNITIVMVAILAITTIPGLMSCKKLLEDKPDSSLSLVTSLKDMQALMDYYPTVNFREAGSGEASSDDYFLTSADWAARTEQERRLYLWEADNIFAPVSNPWRDTFQPVFLANTVLQSLEASSKDALGAGYEDIKGQALFIRAKCYLQAVAIWCLAYDSATAESTLGLPLRLDPDYNTPSVRSSLAQTFVQIENDLLEAARLLPEKPLHVMRGSKGAAYGLLSRLYLYMGRYALAGEYASKGLALNSTLIDYNSLSTTANFPLVQFNPEVIYASHFSTPAQLTQARARISDGLLSLYPIEDLRRSIFFKAGTSASTIFKGSYEGSASLFCGVATDELLLNLAEAKAREGNASEALTWLNNLRIKRIKKANYVPLSGLDASVTLEQVLLERRRELVFRGIRWMDIKRLNKEGRTITLKRTLDGKEYMLAPNDPRFALAIPEDVIRLSGMQQNPR
- a CDS encoding SusC/RagA family TonB-linked outer membrane protein, with the translated sequence MSGSNGDGVAAVRVRIVGASPGVSLTAADGSFTISCAAGDTLIFSHISYQLLKLPASLSMQVRLVPLEQQLDEVTVSTGYQRLTRERATGSFTLIAEKQLNTQVSTSVLSRLEAVTSGLVIDRTTNSQGNFTIRGLSSISGPRSPLIVLDNFPYEGDLNNTSPNDVESITMLKDAAAASIWGTRAGNGVIVITTKKGKMNSPLSINLSAAATLVKQPDLYQLKVISTPDYINQEILQYSRGAYASDLSSPEHPALSPVVEILTSNLSETEKNAQINALKGIDVRDEFERYLYRRGINQQYNLSLDGGSSKFSWRSSVSFDESTGVLSEKFRRTALGFSARAILTKGVELSFGLRYTQSSTGSGAPGYGDILFRGNVLYPYARFRDDSGNDLPIIRDISSSYLSQLGGGRLLDWKYYPLQDYLQDTSTGLLQDILPNASLKVNLFKGLSAELRYQYERQSQATNHLSTVESYAARSLINSFTQLPSSGPPVLKVPIGGILSRSGSELESTAARGQLDYQNSFGQFSLSAIAGTEIRTLRSSALGSRVYGYDPSNLSSVAVDYTTFFPDLVTGFETRIPQGVSASEKINRYISGFTSAALTFKSRYTLSLSSRADGSNLFGAAVKDKWKPLASAGLAWTISSEPFYKGNLPGYLKVRVTYGKSGNADPSQTAVTTIRYGSVSPYIGSAYAQPDRYYNPGLKWEKVSVLNIGLDFSALSSRLSGSIEYYRKDASDLFVPYPIDYTTGVSTTVVRNAGRMRGNGVDLVLHSANIKGTFNWESDLNLSYYSDRLKAYFLSPALIDISSARVSGVVGKPLYGIYGYSWAGLDPVNGDPLGILKGVPSKDYTALTQAVGDDGPKYFGSATPVFFGSLGNTFSYGNFALSVQLTFKLGYYYRSPSISYSSLNGYSPGHSDFALRWQKPGDELYTHVPSEIYPSNTARDAFYLGSEVLIKRGDHIRLNFINLDYSLPLRLAKKAGLARASLFANVSNLGLIWKAGDEDPEYLGNSLLSYNRNFSIGFRAGF
- a CDS encoding TlpA disulfide reductase family protein — its product is MSFKKITEFSVREFPCPNFSSSLGLKNTVLCFSLLFIVLFQCSSYGQVPPKEIAIGQTIPDALWNEPLKLRLPSGKFEQVSLSKYRGKLIILDFWASWCSTCIASFPKGHALEQQFPDSLALIPVSDEKEEGALALLNRKTSASWADKLTTLIGKNNLSTYFPHQGNPHFVWISPAGKLITTTTKFELKAENIRAAYSGDKRFNPAPNVHQDLSRPIFSSDLRPLDQLSFSSSFYRGHIAGTGPGPHSYYSGKIVRGIRHANSPLFNLYSYAAKQLYPDIIRCVIESHDSATLKLPLSLGEETYRKYCATYELWMPTERSAELYSIMLDDLNRYSGYSGTLEKKVTRCLVITKAKVAKPFKGKLPTPRSDAKGSLVTFVRTQNGQGGVSMPLVDGTGGETTAVGSYGPLDRSALEAVLSSLGLELKEAEREVQWFVIRNRTNLKN